From Variovorax sp. J2L1-78, the proteins below share one genomic window:
- the pgeF gene encoding peptidoglycan editing factor PgeF, which translates to MHDWLVPDWPAPAGVRAVCTTRAGGVSPGAFGGLNLGGHVGDDPAFVAANRAQLQAAIGVRPVFLQQVHGTDVLPIDAATPDGAVSDACTTVDAGVACTIMVADCLPVLFTDRDGRRVAAAHAGWRGLAAGVLERTAAAFGDTRPMAWLGPCIGPTAFEVGDEVQAAFLAQSADAAACFRPGPAPGKWWADLPALARQRLRAVGVEAMYGNDGSDAWCTVRNPLRFFSHRRDGVSGRLAAAIWRG; encoded by the coding sequence ATGCACGACTGGCTCGTGCCCGACTGGCCGGCGCCTGCGGGCGTTCGCGCGGTGTGCACCACACGGGCGGGCGGGGTGTCGCCAGGCGCGTTCGGTGGACTGAACCTCGGCGGGCATGTTGGTGACGACCCGGCGTTCGTCGCTGCCAACCGCGCGCAGTTGCAGGCGGCGATCGGCGTACGGCCGGTGTTCCTGCAGCAGGTGCATGGCACCGACGTGCTGCCCATCGATGCGGCAACGCCCGATGGCGCCGTGTCGGATGCCTGCACCACGGTCGACGCCGGGGTCGCCTGCACGATCATGGTCGCCGACTGCCTGCCGGTGCTGTTCACCGACCGCGACGGCCGGCGGGTCGCCGCGGCCCATGCCGGCTGGCGCGGGCTGGCGGCCGGCGTGCTGGAGCGTACGGCGGCCGCCTTCGGCGACACGCGGCCGATGGCCTGGCTCGGCCCCTGCATCGGGCCGACGGCTTTCGAGGTGGGCGACGAGGTCCAGGCGGCGTTCCTGGCGCAGTCCGCCGACGCCGCGGCCTGTTTCCGGCCCGGCCCGGCGCCGGGCAAGTGGTGGGCCGACCTGCCGGCGCTGGCGCGTCAGCGGCTGCGCGCCGTGGGTGTCGAGGCCATGTACGGCAACGACGGCAGCGACGCCTGGTGCACCGTACGCAACCCGTTACGTTTTTTCTCGCACCGGCGCGATGGTGTCAGCGGGCGTTTGGCCGCGGCCATCTGGCGCGGCTGA
- the maiA gene encoding maleylacetoacetate isomerase, producing the protein MKLHNYFRSSASFRVRIALNIKGLAYDYVPVHIARGEHHQPPFSAIAPEQLVPLLEEDESSGGERISQSMAIIEYLDEVNPEPPLLPHDPVGRARVRALSQIIACEIHPINNLRVLKYLVKELKLDEAAKNTWYRHWVREGLEAFERQLAEQPAGIYCYGNTLTMADCCLVPQIFNAQRFDCDLSGLPRTMAAYEAAMQTDTVQRAQPARCPDAES; encoded by the coding sequence ATGAAGCTGCACAACTACTTCCGCTCGTCCGCCTCCTTCCGCGTGCGCATCGCGCTCAACATCAAGGGCCTGGCCTACGACTACGTGCCGGTGCACATCGCGCGCGGCGAGCACCACCAGCCGCCGTTCTCGGCCATTGCGCCCGAGCAGCTGGTGCCGCTGCTGGAAGAAGACGAGTCGTCCGGCGGCGAGCGCATCTCGCAGTCGATGGCCATCATCGAGTACCTCGACGAGGTCAACCCCGAGCCACCGCTGCTGCCGCACGACCCGGTGGGCCGGGCGCGCGTGCGGGCGCTGTCGCAGATCATCGCGTGCGAGATCCACCCGATCAACAACCTGCGCGTGCTGAAGTACCTCGTGAAGGAACTCAAGCTCGACGAGGCCGCCAAGAACACCTGGTACCGCCACTGGGTGCGCGAGGGCCTGGAGGCCTTCGAACGCCAGCTGGCCGAGCAGCCCGCCGGCATCTACTGCTACGGCAACACGCTGACCATGGCCGACTGCTGCCTGGTGCCGCAGATCTTCAACGCCCAGCGCTTCGACTGCGACCTGAGCGGCCTGCCGCGCACCATGGCGGCCTACGAGGCGGCCATGCAGACCGACACCGTGCAGCGCGCCCAGCCCGCGCGCTGCCCCGACGCGGAATCCTGA
- a CDS encoding fumarylacetoacetate hydrolase family protein, whose protein sequence is MASEYVFPAPAVVSLPVVGQPARFPVHRIYCVGRNYEDHAKEMGFTGREPPFFFMKPADAVVVVDAGQTGSMAYPTLTKNLHHEIELVVAIGTGGKNIKAADAHKHIFGYAVGLDMTRRDLQNEMKKQGRPWDIGKSFEQSAPIGPIVPVAAAGDATNAEIALQVNGEDRQRSTVSKLIWNIGETIEHLSAAWELQPGDLIMTGTPEGVGAVVAGDTLVGTIAGLPTLTVKIA, encoded by the coding sequence ATGGCTTCCGAGTACGTTTTCCCTGCGCCGGCTGTGGTCAGCCTCCCCGTCGTCGGCCAACCAGCCCGCTTCCCGGTGCACCGCATCTACTGCGTGGGCCGCAACTACGAAGATCACGCGAAGGAAATGGGCTTTACCGGCCGCGAGCCGCCCTTCTTCTTCATGAAGCCTGCCGATGCGGTGGTGGTGGTCGATGCCGGCCAGACCGGCTCCATGGCCTACCCCACGCTCACGAAGAACCTGCACCACGAGATCGAACTCGTCGTGGCGATCGGCACCGGCGGCAAGAACATCAAGGCGGCCGATGCGCACAAGCACATCTTCGGCTACGCCGTGGGCCTGGACATGACCCGCCGCGACCTGCAGAACGAGATGAAGAAGCAGGGCCGCCCCTGGGACATCGGCAAGAGCTTCGAGCAGAGCGCGCCCATCGGCCCGATCGTGCCCGTGGCCGCCGCCGGCGACGCAACCAATGCCGAGATCGCCCTGCAGGTGAACGGCGAAGACCGCCAGCGCAGCACCGTCAGCAAGCTGATCTGGAACATCGGCGAAACCATCGAGCACCTGTCGGCCGCCTGGGAACTGCAACCCGGCGACCTGATCATGACCGGCACGCCCGAAGGCGTCGGCGCGGTGGTGGCCGGGGACACGCTGGTCGGCACCATCGCCGGCCTGCCGACGCTGACTGTCAAGATCGCCTGA
- a CDS encoding NUDIX hydrolase, with translation MSVVHLPIKHCKNCGTAVVYRVPDDGDTRERAVCPACHTIHYENPTNVVGTIPVLGDRVLLCKRNIEPRWGKWTLPAGFMELNESTSQGAARETDEEAGAHFEMEGLFSVMSVVRVGQVHMFYRARLLDDVFDPGHETIEAKLFTEEEIPWDEIAFRTVRETLRFYFEDRQRGNFDRVHTLDIV, from the coding sequence ATGTCGGTCGTCCACCTGCCCATCAAGCATTGCAAGAACTGCGGTACCGCGGTGGTCTACCGCGTGCCGGACGACGGCGACACGCGCGAGCGGGCGGTGTGCCCGGCCTGCCACACGATCCACTACGAGAACCCGACCAACGTGGTGGGCACCATCCCCGTGCTGGGCGACCGGGTGCTGCTGTGCAAGCGGAACATCGAGCCGCGCTGGGGCAAGTGGACGCTGCCGGCCGGCTTCATGGAGCTGAACGAGAGCACATCGCAAGGCGCGGCGCGCGAGACCGACGAAGAGGCCGGTGCCCATTTCGAGATGGAAGGCCTGTTCTCGGTGATGAGCGTGGTGCGCGTGGGCCAGGTCCACATGTTCTACCGCGCGCGCCTGCTCGACGACGTGTTCGACCCCGGCCACGAGACCATCGAGGCGAAGCTCTTCACCGAGGAAGAGATTCCCTGGGACGAGATCGCCTTCCGCACGGTGCGCGAGACCCTGCGCTTCTACTTCGAGGACCGCCAGCGCGGCAACTTCGACCGCGTCCACACGCTCGACATCGTCTGA
- a CDS encoding CreA family protein, translating to MKQRLALLLLGAMAACAAAAEQVGEVDTVFKLIGPDHKIVVEAYDDPKVNGVTCYVSRAKTGGVSGALGLAEDKAEASIACRQVGPLSFTEPLKKRDEIFSERQSIMFKRLRVVRMVDAKRNTLIYLSYSDRLIEGSPQNSVTAVPVDRATVIPVK from the coding sequence ATGAAGCAACGTCTGGCCCTCCTCCTTCTCGGCGCCATGGCCGCCTGCGCGGCCGCGGCCGAACAGGTGGGCGAAGTCGACACCGTCTTCAAGCTGATCGGCCCCGACCACAAGATCGTCGTCGAGGCCTACGACGACCCCAAGGTCAACGGCGTGACCTGCTACGTCTCGCGCGCCAAGACCGGCGGCGTGTCGGGTGCGCTGGGCCTGGCCGAAGACAAGGCCGAGGCCTCGATCGCCTGCCGCCAGGTCGGCCCGCTGAGCTTCACCGAGCCGCTCAAGAAGCGCGACGAGATCTTCAGCGAACGCCAGTCGATCATGTTCAAGCGCCTGCGCGTGGTGCGCATGGTCGACGCCAAGCGCAACACGCTGATCTACCTGAGCTATTCCGACCGGCTGATCGAAGGCTCGCCACAGAACAGCGTGACGGCCGTGCCGGTCGACCGCGCCACCGTCATCCCCGTCAAGTGA
- a CDS encoding ABC transporter ATP-binding protein, giving the protein MNETPDAPGGAVRELYAALWRFAEGARGQLLGATALLTASQLVKLTLPYLAGQAINALQRGNLPGAGGWIATLTGVYLLSWMLHGPGRILERNVGVRVRESLADQLYTRLAAAPLAWHDGHHSGELQHRVHQASRALSDFAQNQFIWLNNAVSIVGPLVALTLLSRASGATALVGYLLIGLIILRIDKALMRLARAENDADRRYVAALLDFIGNASTVIGLRLQGASRLLLRARMAAISVPLKRTVVLNEGKWFVVDMLGLLLTWGLVVIYVWQSRTPGQAVLLGSVFMIYQYAQQAAGVVSSMAANFQFFARMHTDYGSAAPIWAAPTGPALTTPPEEVPAHEHIDAATRWSELQVTGVRWQYERQGAPVEGETVRSGLHDVSLALRRGQRIALVGPSGGGKSTLLRLLAGLYAPQAGQLHFDGQPFEWGRLRQIATLIPQETEVFEASVRENLSFGRPGSDARIEAALYASAFDEVLKANNGSLDSPLSERGFNLSGGQRQRLCLARGVLAAEGSSLLLLDEPTSALDAGTEARVLERIAAAFPEACVIASIHRLSLLDRFDTVLLMEAGRVLDIGPRNAVLARQPLLQRMVQPQ; this is encoded by the coding sequence ATGAACGAAACGCCCGACGCACCGGGAGGTGCGGTCCGCGAGCTCTATGCAGCGCTCTGGCGCTTCGCCGAAGGCGCGCGCGGCCAGTTGCTGGGCGCAACCGCGCTGCTCACGGCGTCGCAGCTGGTCAAGCTCACGCTGCCCTACCTGGCCGGCCAGGCGATCAATGCGCTGCAGCGCGGCAACCTGCCCGGCGCGGGCGGCTGGATCGCCACGCTGACCGGCGTCTACCTGCTGTCGTGGATGCTGCACGGCCCCGGGCGCATCCTGGAGCGCAACGTCGGCGTGCGGGTGCGCGAATCGCTGGCCGACCAGCTCTACACGCGCCTGGCCGCCGCGCCGCTGGCGTGGCACGACGGCCACCATTCCGGTGAACTGCAGCACCGGGTGCACCAGGCCAGCCGCGCCCTGTCGGATTTCGCGCAGAACCAGTTCATCTGGCTGAACAACGCGGTGAGCATCGTGGGGCCGCTGGTGGCGCTCACCCTGCTCTCGCGCGCCAGCGGCGCGACCGCGCTGGTGGGCTACCTGCTGATCGGCCTGATCATCCTGCGCATCGACAAGGCGCTCATGCGCCTGGCGCGAGCCGAGAACGACGCCGACCGCCGCTACGTCGCGGCGCTGCTCGACTTCATCGGCAATGCATCGACCGTGATCGGCCTGCGGCTGCAGGGCGCCTCGCGGCTGCTGCTGCGCGCGCGCATGGCCGCCATCTCGGTGCCGCTCAAGCGCACCGTGGTGCTCAACGAAGGCAAGTGGTTCGTGGTCGACATGCTCGGCCTGCTGCTGACCTGGGGCCTGGTCGTCATCTACGTGTGGCAGTCGCGCACGCCAGGGCAGGCGGTGCTGCTGGGCTCGGTCTTCATGATCTACCAGTACGCGCAGCAAGCCGCGGGCGTGGTGTCGTCGATGGCGGCCAACTTCCAGTTCTTCGCGCGCATGCACACCGACTACGGCAGCGCGGCGCCGATCTGGGCCGCCCCCACCGGCCCCGCGCTCACCACGCCGCCGGAAGAAGTGCCGGCGCACGAGCACATCGACGCGGCCACCCGCTGGTCGGAGCTGCAGGTGACGGGCGTGCGCTGGCAGTACGAGCGGCAGGGTGCGCCGGTCGAGGGCGAGACCGTCCGCAGCGGCCTGCACGACGTGTCGCTCGCGCTGCGGCGCGGCCAGCGTATCGCGCTGGTCGGACCGAGCGGCGGCGGCAAGAGCACGCTGCTGCGGCTGCTGGCGGGCCTCTACGCGCCGCAGGCCGGACAGCTGCATTTCGACGGGCAGCCCTTCGAATGGGGCCGCCTGCGGCAGATCGCCACGCTGATCCCGCAGGAGACCGAGGTCTTCGAGGCCAGCGTGCGCGAGAACCTGAGCTTCGGCCGGCCTGGCAGCGACGCGCGCATCGAAGCCGCGCTGTACGCCAGCGCCTTCGACGAGGTGCTCAAGGCCAACAACGGGAGCCTGGACTCGCCGTTGTCCGAGCGCGGTTTCAACCTCTCGGGCGGCCAGCGCCAGCGGCTGTGCCTCGCGCGCGGCGTGCTCGCGGCCGAGGGCAGCTCGCTGCTGCTGCTGGACGAACCCACCAGCGCGCTCGATGCCGGCACCGAGGCGCGGGTGCTCGAGCGCATTGCCGCGGCCTTCCCCGAGGCCTGCGTGATCGCCTCCATCCACCGGCTGAGCCTGCTGGACCGCTTCGACACCGTGCTGTTGATGGAAGCCGGCCGCGTGCTCGACATCGGCCCGCGCAACGCGGTGCTGGCACGCCAGCCGCTGCTGCAGCGCATGGTCCAGCCCCAATGA
- a CDS encoding murein hydrolase activator EnvC family protein produces the protein MPPLTHPLSLTFRIGLAAAATAALVACGTTGPTKGSGNPGAAAQAKPQFIRPASGTTLARFNGKSNKGIDIAGSAGDPVLAAADGRVVYAGGQLRGYGNMLIVKHNETFITAYAHNQALLVKENEIVRQGQKIAEMGKSEADRVKLHFEIRKDGTAVDPEPYLSGRLR, from the coding sequence ATGCCACCACTGACACACCCCCTGTCCCTGACCTTTCGCATCGGCCTGGCGGCCGCCGCCACCGCAGCCCTGGTGGCCTGCGGCACGACCGGCCCGACCAAGGGCAGCGGCAACCCCGGCGCCGCGGCGCAGGCCAAGCCGCAGTTCATCCGGCCGGCCAGCGGCACGACGCTGGCGCGCTTCAACGGCAAGTCCAACAAGGGCATCGACATCGCCGGCAGCGCCGGCGACCCGGTGCTGGCCGCGGCCGACGGCCGCGTGGTCTATGCCGGCGGCCAGCTGCGCGGCTACGGCAACATGCTCATCGTCAAGCACAACGAGACCTTCATCACCGCCTATGCGCACAACCAGGCGCTGCTGGTGAAGGAGAACGAGATCGTCCGCCAGGGCCAGAAGATCGCCGAGATGGGCAAGAGCGAAGCCGACCGCGTGAAGCTGCACTTCGAGATCCGCAAGGACGGCACCGCGGTCGACCCCGAGCCTTACCTGAGCGGAAGGCTGCGCTGA
- the xopAW gene encoding XopAW family type III secretion system calcium-binding effector: MSAISGVSSASNSWFDMRSQMPAKMLAKADTDKSGGVDKTELQGVLDDIAEKTGVAATGDTAELFGKMDADGDGSLSGEELAEGMKDVMPKPGGDKGKDLFAKADADGDSLVSKVEMQILLAKMTGEGAEGTSSTEDTAASDELFAKLDSDGDGSLSQTEFEAGRPSGPDGAPPAGGPPPAGGAGGGGGGGGVAGVTTYDPLDTNEDGVVSLAERMAGDVSTDAVQALLQAIDTDGDSQVSSTESDAFVQALSAQVDSTDVSTQGTLGGTQLVELVQRAYAQMASESASQTRGSTLDTSA, translated from the coding sequence ATGAGCGCCATCAGCGGGGTCAGTAGCGCCAGCAACAGCTGGTTCGATATGCGAAGTCAGATGCCGGCGAAGATGCTTGCCAAGGCCGACACGGACAAGAGCGGCGGTGTCGACAAGACCGAACTCCAGGGTGTCCTCGACGACATCGCCGAAAAGACCGGTGTCGCCGCGACCGGCGACACGGCCGAGCTGTTCGGCAAGATGGACGCCGACGGCGACGGCAGCCTGTCCGGCGAGGAGTTGGCCGAGGGCATGAAGGACGTGATGCCCAAGCCCGGCGGCGACAAGGGCAAGGACCTGTTCGCGAAGGCCGACGCCGACGGCGACAGCCTGGTCAGCAAGGTGGAGATGCAGATCCTCCTGGCCAAGATGACGGGCGAGGGGGCGGAAGGCACGTCGTCCACCGAGGACACGGCCGCCAGCGACGAACTGTTCGCCAAGCTCGACAGCGATGGCGACGGCAGCCTGAGCCAGACCGAGTTCGAGGCGGGCCGTCCGTCGGGCCCCGACGGCGCCCCGCCCGCCGGTGGTCCGCCGCCGGCCGGCGGTGCGGGTGGCGGCGGGGGAGGCGGTGGCGTTGCGGGTGTCACGACCTACGACCCGCTCGACACCAACGAAGACGGGGTGGTGTCGCTGGCCGAGCGGATGGCCGGCGACGTGTCGACCGATGCGGTGCAGGCGCTGCTCCAGGCGATCGACACCGACGGCGACAGCCAGGTCAGCAGCACGGAGTCGGATGCCTTCGTCCAGGCATTGAGCGCCCAGGTCGACTCCACGGACGTGTCAACACAAGGCACGCTCGGCGGCACCCAGCTGGTCGAACTGGTGCAGCGCGCCTATGCGCAGATGGCCAGCGAGTCGGCATCGCAGACCCGGGGCAGCACGCTCGACACCTCTGCCTGA
- a CDS encoding response regulator translates to MHPPGPSVPQILIVDDDEGITELLRDYLARFGFQVHVACDGAAMHRQLADHAIDLLVLDLMLPGTDGLQLAREVRRSTAMPIIMLTARSHPYDRVLGLESGADDYMGKPFEPRELVARIQTVLRRAKGAQAASAPLHSNVVRFDGWELHRDDRCLISPAGLMVALSNAEFRLLFTFLQMPRRLFSRDQLMEQARGRAMESFDRSIDLLVSRLRQKLADDPREPKMIKTVRGAGYLFNVRSVQGQPAWQHG, encoded by the coding sequence ATGCATCCCCCCGGCCCCTCCGTACCGCAGATCCTGATCGTCGACGACGACGAAGGCATCACCGAACTGCTGCGGGACTACCTGGCGCGCTTCGGCTTCCAGGTGCACGTGGCGTGCGACGGCGCGGCCATGCACCGGCAGCTGGCCGACCATGCCATCGACCTCCTGGTGCTCGACCTGATGCTGCCGGGCACCGACGGTCTGCAGCTGGCCCGCGAGGTGCGCCGGTCCACGGCGATGCCGATCATCATGCTGACGGCGCGCTCCCATCCGTACGACCGCGTGCTGGGTCTGGAATCGGGCGCCGACGACTACATGGGCAAGCCCTTCGAGCCGCGCGAACTGGTGGCCCGCATCCAGACCGTGCTGCGCCGCGCGAAGGGCGCGCAAGCGGCCAGCGCGCCGCTGCACAGCAACGTGGTCCGCTTCGACGGCTGGGAACTGCACCGCGACGACCGCTGCCTCATCTCGCCGGCGGGCCTGATGGTGGCCCTGTCCAACGCCGAGTTCCGGCTGCTCTTCACCTTCCTGCAGATGCCGCGCCGTCTCTTCAGCCGCGACCAGCTGATGGAACAGGCGCGCGGCCGCGCGATGGAGTCCTTCGACCGCAGCATCGACCTGCTGGTGTCGCGGCTGCGCCAGAAGCTGGCCGACGACCCGCGCGAGCCGAAGATGATCAAGACGGTGCGCGGCGCCGGCTACCTGTTCAACGTGCGATCGGTGCAGGGCCAGCCCGCCTGGCAGCACGGATGA
- a CDS encoding ATP-binding protein gives MTRAWARLVPSTLFGRLALLLFVAVLASHVLALTLMFELRPPLPPGTVPRRPPPGLHPGLLLDIGVRLGALMLAAWIGARWLSQPIRQLAAAARDIGLDIRRPPMAEQGTEECRAATRVFNQMQAQICRQLDERDRFVAAVSHDLRTPLTRLALRAEGLGDPVARREFSRDIVEMNEMITATLDYLRGAAEPEAFVLLDVASLLGSLADDRQACGQDVGLTMGPVRPLRAQTSSLRRCIDNLVDNALRYGGSAHIHLIDHADRLCIEVHDEGPGIPEADLERVLEPFHRLEASRNRHHGGVGLGLAIAHDIARHHKGQLSLRNAEPTGLIAALTLPRRSHPH, from the coding sequence ATGACGCGCGCCTGGGCCCGACTCGTGCCGAGCACCCTGTTCGGCCGGCTCGCATTGCTGCTGTTCGTCGCCGTGCTCGCCAGCCATGTGCTGGCGCTCACGCTCATGTTCGAGCTGCGGCCGCCGCTGCCGCCCGGCACCGTGCCCCGGAGGCCACCGCCGGGCCTGCACCCCGGCCTGCTGCTCGACATCGGCGTGCGGCTCGGCGCATTGATGCTGGCCGCCTGGATCGGCGCGCGCTGGCTCTCGCAGCCCATCCGCCAGCTTGCCGCCGCCGCGCGCGACATCGGGCTCGACATCCGCAGGCCGCCCATGGCCGAGCAAGGCACCGAGGAATGCCGCGCCGCCACCCGTGTCTTCAACCAGATGCAGGCGCAGATCTGCCGCCAGCTCGACGAGCGCGACCGCTTCGTCGCAGCCGTGTCGCATGACCTGCGCACCCCGCTGACGCGCCTGGCGCTGCGCGCCGAAGGTCTCGGCGACCCGGTCGCGCGCCGCGAGTTCAGTCGCGACATCGTCGAGATGAACGAGATGATCACGGCCACACTGGACTACCTGCGCGGTGCGGCCGAACCCGAGGCCTTTGTGCTGCTGGACGTCGCCTCGCTGCTGGGCAGCCTGGCCGACGACCGGCAGGCCTGCGGACAGGATGTCGGCCTGACGATGGGCCCGGTGCGCCCGCTCCGCGCGCAGACCTCGTCGCTGCGCCGCTGCATCGACAACCTGGTCGACAACGCGCTGCGCTACGGCGGCTCGGCGCACATCCACCTGATCGACCACGCCGACCGTCTCTGCATCGAGGTGCACGACGAGGGCCCCGGCATTCCGGAGGCCGACCTCGAACGCGTGCTCGAACCCTTTCACCGGCTCGAGGCCTCGCGCAACCGGCACCACGGCGGCGTCGGCCTGGGCCTGGCGATTGCGCACGACATCGCGCGGCACCACAAGGGACAGCTGAGCCTGCGCAACGCCGAGCCGACTGGGCTCATCGCCGCGCTGACGCTGCCGCGCCGCAGCCACCCCCACTAG
- the recD gene encoding exodeoxyribonuclease V subunit alpha, with protein sequence MTPASLLTTLREWAESGWLRRLDAAFAGFLYELVPDAVPELLMAGALVAHMEGRGHACLLLDELLGDPDALLGWPAEAQTALQAAMASLHTDPGAWTETLQASPLVGTGDAPSSAPLVLHEGRLYLRRYWDYERRVATQVLARGATPLPVDTIAVRRQLDLLFPAAGDASTLDWQKAACGLALRGRFSIITGGPGTGKTYTAARLLALLFAMDASPDRLRVMLAAPTGKAAARLKQSIDAALDALNAQVGDRLPLDELASHIQPARTLHSLLGARPDTRRFRFDAAHPLEVDVLIVDEASMIHLEMMAALLEALPPTARVVFLGDKDQLASVEAGAVLGDLCRDAEAGRYRPETLAYLEAVTGQRVPDAFAGDGPPLAQQTVMLRESRRFGGPIGQLAVAVNQGNATSAVRLLHGDQSAALAWLDAPLPADVIALALRGRDGALGGFGGYLKALHVRPAPGDAQTHADWVLTVLQAFERFRLLCAVRQGEWGAEGLNAAIERAMVAEGSLVKRGAWYEGRPVMVTRNDAAVGVFNGDIGITLPPATPGAPLRAYFLDGNTARSVGVSRLASVETAFAMTVHKSQGSEFDHTVLVLPRDAGRVLTRELVYTGITRARSAFTLVTPRAPAFAEALAQRTRRASGLLSLLR encoded by the coding sequence ATGACGCCCGCATCGTTGTTGACCACGCTGCGCGAGTGGGCCGAGTCCGGCTGGCTACGCCGGCTCGACGCCGCCTTCGCCGGCTTCCTGTACGAGCTGGTGCCCGACGCCGTCCCCGAGCTGCTGATGGCTGGTGCGCTGGTCGCGCACATGGAAGGCCGCGGCCACGCCTGCCTGCTGCTCGACGAACTGCTGGGGGATCCCGATGCGCTGCTCGGCTGGCCCGCCGAGGCGCAGACGGCGCTGCAGGCGGCGATGGCGTCGCTGCACACCGACCCCGGTGCATGGACTGAGACCCTCCAAGCGAGCCCGCTCGTGGGCACGGGCGACGCCCCAAGCAGCGCGCCGCTGGTGCTGCACGAAGGCCGCCTCTACCTGCGCCGCTACTGGGACTACGAACGGCGCGTCGCGACGCAGGTGCTGGCACGCGGTGCCACGCCGCTGCCGGTCGACACGATCGCGGTGCGGCGGCAGCTCGACCTGCTGTTCCCCGCAGCGGGCGACGCATCGACGCTCGACTGGCAGAAGGCCGCCTGCGGCCTCGCGCTGCGCGGCCGCTTCTCGATCATCACGGGCGGCCCCGGCACCGGCAAGACGTACACGGCCGCGCGCCTGCTCGCCTTGCTCTTCGCGATGGATGCGAGCCCCGACCGCCTGCGCGTGATGCTGGCCGCGCCCACCGGCAAGGCGGCGGCGCGGCTCAAGCAGTCGATCGATGCAGCGCTCGATGCGTTGAACGCACAGGTCGGCGACCGCCTGCCGCTGGACGAACTCGCCTCGCACATCCAGCCGGCCCGCACGCTGCATTCGCTGCTCGGCGCGCGGCCCGACACGCGGCGCTTCCGCTTCGACGCGGCGCATCCGCTGGAGGTCGACGTGCTGATCGTCGACGAGGCGTCGATGATCCACCTGGAGATGATGGCCGCGCTGCTTGAGGCGCTGCCGCCGACGGCGCGCGTGGTCTTCCTGGGCGACAAGGACCAGCTCGCCTCGGTCGAGGCCGGTGCCGTGCTGGGCGACCTGTGCCGCGATGCCGAGGCCGGGCGCTACCGGCCGGAAACACTGGCCTACCTCGAAGCGGTCACCGGCCAGCGCGTGCCCGATGCCTTTGCCGGCGACGGCCCGCCGCTGGCGCAGCAGACCGTCATGCTGCGCGAGAGCCGCCGCTTCGGCGGGCCGATCGGGCAGCTCGCGGTGGCTGTGAATCAGGGAAACGCGACATCGGCCGTGAGGCTGCTACACGGCGACCAAAGCGCGGCGCTCGCCTGGCTCGATGCCCCGTTGCCCGCCGACGTCATCGCGCTCGCACTGCGGGGCCGCGACGGTGCGCTAGGCGGTTTCGGTGGCTATCTGAAAGCGCTGCATGTGCGGCCGGCACCCGGCGATGCGCAGACCCATGCCGACTGGGTGCTGACGGTGCTCCAGGCTTTCGAACGCTTCCGCCTGCTCTGCGCCGTGCGTCAGGGCGAGTGGGGTGCCGAAGGCTTGAATGCGGCCATCGAACGCGCGATGGTGGCCGAAGGCTCCCTCGTCAAGCGCGGCGCCTGGTACGAAGGCCGCCCGGTGATGGTCACGCGCAACGATGCGGCGGTGGGCGTCTTCAACGGCGACATCGGCATCACCTTGCCTCCGGCCACGCCGGGCGCGCCGCTCCGGGCCTACTTCCTCGACGGCAATACGGCGCGCTCGGTCGGCGTGAGCCGGCTGGCCTCGGTCGAGACCGCCTTCGCGATGACCGTGCACAAGTCGCAGGGCAGCGAGTTCGACCACACCGTGCTGGTGCTGCCGCGCGATGCCGGCCGCGTGCTGACGCGCGAACTGGTCTACACCGGCATCACGCGCGCGCGCAGCGCCTTCACGCTGGTCACGCCGCGCGCGCCGGCCTTCGCGGAAGCGCTCGCGCAGCGCACGCGGCGTGCCAGCGGGCTGCTGTCGCTGTTGCGCTAG